One Pectobacterium colocasium DNA segment encodes these proteins:
- the napG gene encoding ferredoxin-type protein NapG — MARPENTSPARRRFLRDAVRAVAGLSAAVTVLGIQQQRAQADGLRLRPPGALPEAAFSGACIHCGQCVQACPYDTLKLATLASGPAAGSPYFVARDIPCEMCEDIPCVVACPSGALQPLDAVDDARMGLAVLLDQENCLNYQGLRCDVCYRVCPLIDSAITLEPERNARTGKHARFLPTVHSDVCTGCGKCEKACVLEQPAIKVLPRALAKGELGHHYRFSWLEARDGKS; from the coding sequence ATGGCACGCCCGGAGAATACTTCACCTGCTCGCCGTCGCTTTCTGCGTGACGCCGTCCGCGCCGTTGCGGGTTTATCCGCCGCGGTGACGGTGCTTGGCATTCAGCAGCAGCGCGCTCAGGCAGACGGACTCCGACTGCGGCCACCGGGTGCACTGCCTGAAGCGGCGTTTTCCGGTGCCTGCATACACTGTGGCCAATGTGTTCAGGCCTGCCCGTATGACACGCTGAAGCTGGCGACGCTGGCCTCCGGTCCCGCTGCCGGTAGCCCTTACTTTGTCGCACGCGATATTCCGTGTGAGATGTGTGAGGACATTCCCTGCGTGGTCGCCTGCCCCAGCGGTGCCTTACAGCCGCTGGACGCCGTCGATGATGCCCGCATGGGATTAGCGGTGCTGCTCGATCAGGAGAACTGCCTGAACTATCAGGGGTTACGCTGCGATGTGTGCTATCGCGTCTGTCCTCTCATCGATAGCGCCATCACTCTGGAGCCAGAGCGCAATGCCCGAACCGGAAAACACGCCCGTTTTCTGCCTACGGTGCATAGCGATGTCTGTACTGGCTGCGGCAAATGTGAAAAAGCCTGCGTGCTGGAACAGCCTGCGATCAAGGTGTTGCCGCGCGCGCTGGCAAAAGGCGAACTCGGACACCACTACCGTTTCAGTTGGCTGGAGGCACGCGATGGCAAATCGTAA
- the napH gene encoding quinol dehydrogenase ferredoxin subunit NapH, with protein MANRKQDAGREALAKKGWWRSHRWLALRRLTQSLVLLMFLSGPLLGFWILHGNYSASRLFDTVPLSDPLMVLQSLASGHLPATLALVGALIIALSYALAGKRLFCSWVCPVNPLTDFAAWLRRRFGITASATLPRNLRYLLLVLILAGSALTGGLLWEWVNPVSLVGRGLIFGFGAGIWLLLALFLFDLLVVEHGWCGHLCPTGALYGVLGGKGALAVEATERERCTRCMDCFHVCPEPQVLRAPLLDKHSPVQVTDRDCITCGRCIDVCAEDVFKITLRWKSGAKS; from the coding sequence ATGGCAAATCGTAAGCAAGACGCCGGACGAGAAGCCCTGGCGAAAAAAGGCTGGTGGCGCAGCCACCGCTGGCTGGCATTGCGTCGTCTGACGCAGTCTCTGGTACTGCTCATGTTCCTCAGCGGTCCGCTGTTAGGGTTCTGGATCCTGCACGGTAACTACAGCGCCAGCCGCTTGTTCGACACCGTGCCACTTAGCGATCCGCTGATGGTGCTGCAAAGTCTGGCTAGCGGTCATCTGCCCGCCACACTCGCGCTGGTCGGTGCGCTGATTATTGCGCTGAGCTATGCGCTGGCAGGCAAGCGCCTGTTCTGTAGCTGGGTCTGCCCTGTTAATCCGCTCACCGATTTCGCCGCCTGGCTACGTCGTCGCTTTGGCATCACCGCCTCGGCGACGCTCCCCCGTAATCTGCGCTACCTGCTGCTGGTGCTTATTCTGGCAGGAAGTGCGTTGACGGGCGGGCTGCTGTGGGAATGGGTCAACCCGGTCTCATTGGTGGGACGCGGGCTGATTTTCGGCTTTGGCGCAGGTATTTGGCTGCTGCTGGCGCTGTTTCTGTTTGATTTGCTGGTCGTGGAACACGGCTGGTGCGGACACCTGTGCCCGACTGGCGCGCTGTACGGTGTGCTCGGCGGTAAAGGCGCGCTGGCGGTAGAAGCCACCGAGCGTGAACGCTGTACGCGCTGTATGGACTGCTTCCATGTCTGTCCAGAACCACAGGTGCTGCGCGCGCCCTTGCTCGATAAACACAGTCCGGTACAGGTCACTGACCGAGACTGCATAACATGCGGACGCTGTATTGATGTCTGCGCTGAAGACGTTTTTAAAATAACCCTTAGATGGAAATCGGGAGCAAAGTCATGA
- the napB gene encoding nitrate reductase cytochrome c-type subunit, giving the protein MGITIIGSAIATAQVDLSQSPEVAATQPGNSRMPKQQERMALNYVNQPPMIPHSVDGYQVTPTFNRCLQCHGVENYRSTSAPRVSPTHFVDRDGKVLSNVAPARHFCLQCHVPQADSAPITGNTFAPSKGFGQ; this is encoded by the coding sequence ATGGGCATTACAATAATAGGTAGTGCGATAGCGACTGCACAGGTTGATTTAAGCCAATCGCCGGAAGTTGCCGCAACGCAGCCGGGCAATAGCCGGATGCCAAAGCAGCAGGAACGTATGGCGCTCAACTATGTCAACCAGCCACCGATGATCCCGCATAGCGTGGATGGCTATCAGGTCACCCCGACCTTTAACCGCTGCCTACAGTGTCACGGCGTGGAGAATTATCGTTCCACCAGCGCCCCTCGCGTCAGCCCAACCCATTTTGTCGACAGAGACGGCAAAGTGCTGAGCAATGTCGCCCCTGCACGCCATTTCTGTCTGCAATGCCACGTGCCGCAAGCGGACAGTGCGCCAATTACCGGCAACACCTTCGCACCTTCTAAAGGCTTTGGACAGTGA
- the napC gene encoding cytochrome c-type protein NapC: MKQPGKAGRLLRQLWQWWRRPSRLALGTLLIIGFAGGIFFLATSQKGMEMSNSEAFCISCHEMRNTVYQEYMETAHYSNRSGVRATCPDCHVPHEFVPKMVRKIQASKELYGKIMGTIDTPQKFEAHRLTMAQNEWRRMKNNNSQECRNCHNVDYMDFSGQKTVAAEKHSEAIKLGQTCIDCHKGIAHKLPDMHGVKSGL, translated from the coding sequence ATGAAACAACCAGGAAAAGCAGGACGGTTGTTGCGCCAGCTGTGGCAATGGTGGCGCCGCCCGAGCCGGCTGGCGCTGGGCACGTTGCTCATTATCGGCTTCGCGGGCGGTATTTTCTTTCTGGCAACGTCCCAGAAAGGCATGGAGATGAGTAACAGCGAGGCGTTCTGCATCAGCTGTCATGAAATGCGCAATACCGTCTATCAGGAATATATGGAAACCGCGCACTACAGCAACCGCAGCGGCGTGCGTGCCACCTGCCCAGACTGCCACGTTCCGCATGAGTTTGTGCCCAAAATGGTACGTAAAATTCAGGCCAGTAAAGAGCTGTACGGTAAAATAATGGGCACCATCGATACGCCACAAAAATTTGAAGCACATCGGCTGACGATGGCGCAAAACGAATGGCGGCGCATGAAAAATAACAATTCTCAGGAATGCCGCAACTGCCACAACGTTGACTATATGGACTTTTCAGGGCAAAAAACGGTCGCAGCGGAGAAACACAGCGAAGCGATAAAACTCGGTCAAACCTGTATCGATTGCCACAAAGGCATCGCCCACAAACTACCGGACATGCACGGCGTCAAAAGCGGGTTATAA
- the ccmI gene encoding c-type cytochrome biogenesis protein CcmI: MMLLTATIVLSLMALSALLLAPWSSRGEYDRDAINQALYRDRLRELTADVANEQERAQLVEELQHTLLQDIPDGAKAQQRPLNRWILLPGMLLLVMVSLGVFWKTSAVNRVQELQQIVALTPDLMKRALDPDAEPLTLEEVARLGLGLRSQLEAQPDNPQDWWMLGCIAGLLNNYDMSVQAFARAFQLDPKNTDLALDYADLLSRSTDPRDSQRGGDMLRELMNSGSTNVRVLSLLAFNAYEAQRYQDAINAWEAMLKLLPQNDTRRAVIERSVGQAKASLSVQATTGK; encoded by the coding sequence ATGATGCTACTGACTGCAACCATTGTGCTCTCGCTGATGGCGCTTTCTGCGCTACTGCTTGCACCGTGGTCGTCACGGGGCGAATACGATCGCGATGCGATCAATCAGGCGCTGTATCGCGACCGTCTGCGTGAGCTGACTGCGGATGTGGCCAATGAGCAGGAGCGCGCTCAACTGGTTGAAGAACTCCAGCATACGCTATTGCAGGATATTCCCGACGGCGCGAAGGCACAGCAGCGTCCGCTAAACCGCTGGATTTTGCTGCCGGGCATGCTGTTGCTGGTTATGGTCAGCCTCGGCGTATTTTGGAAAACCTCGGCGGTTAATCGCGTACAGGAATTGCAGCAGATTGTTGCGTTAACGCCGGATCTGATGAAGCGAGCATTAGATCCGGACGCTGAACCGCTGACTCTTGAAGAGGTCGCACGTCTCGGTTTGGGGCTGCGTAGTCAACTGGAAGCCCAGCCAGACAATCCACAAGACTGGTGGATGTTGGGGTGCATTGCGGGATTACTGAACAACTACGACATGTCCGTGCAGGCGTTTGCCAGGGCGTTCCAGCTCGATCCGAAAAATACGGATCTGGCACTGGATTATGCCGATCTGCTGTCGCGCTCCACCGATCCGCGTGATAGCCAGCGCGGTGGTGACATGTTGCGTGAGTTGATGAATTCCGGTTCGACCAATGTCCGCGTGCTGAGCCTGCTGGCTTTCAATGCTTATGAAGCCCAGCGCTATCAGGATGCGATTAACGCCTGGGAAGCGATGTTGAAGCTATTACCGCAAAACGACACGCGCCGTGCGGTTATCGAACGCAGCGTCGGGCAGGCGAAAGCGTCACTGTCGGTTCAGGCAACCACCGGCAAGTAA